The DNA region AGGCGATAGAACCAAACGGCTGCCTCCGGTTGTTCCTCTCGATTTTGAAGCCTTCAAAAATGCGTTCTACGGCAAACATCAAACCGAAACCATCAATCCCAATAAGGAGTGATTCTGATGGACTGGAAAAACTATCTCAAGCAATTTCAAGAAGCCTACAAAGAAGCGGACACGGAGGATACCTTCGATGAACTTCCGGACGGCGATTATATCGTCCGGGTGGAACGGGTGGAACTGAAAGAAAGCAAATCCGGCCGTCCGATGTTGGAATGGGAATTTGTCGTCGAAGAAGGCAATTTTGCCGGACGCCACGAGTGGAAGTACAACATGCTGGACCATGTGGACAACATCCAGTGGCTGAAAAAAGATCTGTTCCGGGCTGGTCTGGACCTGGAGGATATCACTCAACTGGAGGAACACCTCCCGCTCCTTCTCGATCGGCGACTCAAGATCAACATCAAAACCAAAAGAGTAAACAACGGGAACCAATACCGGAACGTGTACATCAACAAACAGATTGAAAAGACAGGTTCCGAGAAAGGTTCTTTCACAGGATACAGTGACACCCAACCTTTGAACATTACGGATGACGACCTTCCATTCTAAAATCTCCGGGGGGTCTGACGGCCCCCCTCCCCAAACATCAGGAGGTGGTTACATTGACCCTCACAGAGACAAAGAAAACCCTCCAAATGCGCCCTTATCAATTGGAAGCCCACAAAGCCTTGGATGATTTCTACGCCGACGGCGGACGCCGCGGTGTTGTAAACCTCCCGACCGGATGCGGTAAGACAATCACCGGTCTGGACTATGGCCGGAAGCGGAACGGCCGGATGTTATGGATCGCCCACCGAGACGAATTGATCACCCAGCCGATAAAAACTATGCAAGCTGTTTGGCCGGAGGCCAGC from Planifilum fimeticola includes:
- a CDS encoding DUF669 domain-containing protein, with amino-acid sequence MDWKNYLKQFQEAYKEADTEDTFDELPDGDYIVRVERVELKESKSGRPMLEWEFVVEEGNFAGRHEWKYNMLDHVDNIQWLKKDLFRAGLDLEDITQLEEHLPLLLDRRLKINIKTKRVNNGNQYRNVYINKQIEKTGSEKGSFTGYSDTQPLNITDDDLPF